TTCTAGGCAGCAAGCCTTTCTTGTCAAACGGGCTACGGCCCTGTGTTCAAAAATATGCCCCAGGAACTAGCGAAAATGCGATAAAACCGCTGCCGATCAAGGGTTCGGCTCTGAAAAAGGAGGTGAAAAAATTGGGATTGGTTCGCCTAAACCCCTGCGATTCGTCGAAAATTGATGGTGAAGTAAAAGGGGAAAGTGTGGATAATCCCTGGTGCTGTCACCACTGGAGTCTCTCAGAAGCAAGGACGCATAGAACAATGGCGATATTCAAGCCTTACACAACTCTCTCGTTGGCCGCCGCGCTGGCCGCTGCGGCAACAGGGACGCTGCAAGCCGCGACTCCCACCGTCGAACAGGCGCTGCAGCTTACTCCGCTTCAGGAAGTGGAATACGAAATCCCCACGGCGGACGAAATCGCCAAGTGCTCTATCCGCTCGGAAAAGATCAACGGCGCGACCGGCTGGGTCGTTTATGGTCCTGCCGGCGAAAAGATGCGCCAGTTTGTCGATTCCAACGGGGACAATAAGGTCGATCTCTGGGCCTACTACAACAATGGAATCGAGGTCTATCGCGATCTCGACACCGATTTCAACAGCAAGGCCGACCAGTATCGTTGGTTGGCGACCGGCGGCTCACGCTGGGGATTTGACGAAAACGAAGATGGCGCGATCGACCGCTGGGAGATCATTTCTCCCGAGGAAGTCTCGGCCGAAATCGTCGCCGCTGTCCGTGACAAAGACGTCAAACGCTTTCAATCGCTGTTGCTCACGGCCGAGGAAGCGAAGGAATTGGGGCTCGGCAAAGAGAAGGCTGCCGAGTTGACCAGCTCGCTGGCGGCCGCCGCGAAGGACTTCACGCAATGGGCCGCCGCCCAAACTGCCGTGAAGAACGGCACGAAGTGGGTTCACTTTGGAGCGACCCGGCCTGGGATTGTCCCGGCCGGAACCGACGGCGCGAGCCAAGACTTGCTGGTCTATGAAAATGTCGCCGCCGTCGTTGAAACCGCTGGCGAGCATAGCCAGATCGATATCGGCACATTGGTGAAGTTTGGTAACGCCTGGAAAGTGATCGCGGCGCCGCGCAATGCTGCCGTCGCTGATTCGGCGGCGTCGCAAGGCTTCTTTTTTCAAGCGTCGTTTGCGGCCAAACGTCCTGGGATGGACGGGGCCGGCGGGCGTCCGGCGGTCAACGCCGAAGCGCAAAAGCTGCTGGATGAGTTGGAAGCGTTGGATGACAAGTTGACGATGGCGACCACCGCCGCCGCTCGCCAAGACGTGACGAAGAAGCGTATCGTCACGATCGAAGCGTTGGTTGCGGCCAGCGGCGAAGGAGAAGCTCGCGACAACTGGCTTCGTCAATTGGCCGACGCAATTAGCGCCGGCGTGCAAACTGGCGAATATCCTGACGGCATGGCGAAGCTGAAAACTCTCGCCGATGCAACCGCCAAAGCGGCGCCGGGCAGCGATGTCGCGTCGTACGTCCAGTTCCGTCAAATGAGTGCAGACTACACCCAGCAGTTGCAAGATCCGAACGCCAACTTCACCAAGGTGCAGGACGCGTGGCTCGAAAACTTGGAAGGGTTCGTCAAGGCCTACCCCAAGAGTGATGACGCCGCCGAAGCGATGTTGCAGCTGGCGATCGCCAACGAATTTGCTGGTGAAGAAGACAAGGCGCAGGCCTGGTATGCACAAATTCGCGACGACTTTGCTGGCACTTCGCTGGCGAAAAAGGCGGAAGGTTCGGTGCGACGTTTGACTTCGGTCGGCAAGACGATCAACGTGGCGGGCAAAACGCTCGACAACAAGCAGGTCAGTCTCGCGTCGCTCAAAGGTCGCGTTGTCTTGGTCCACTTCTGGGCGACCTGGTGCGAACCTTGCAAGCAAGACCAGACGATCATGCGTCAGCTGCAAGCGAAGTATGGTCGCAAGGGCTTTGAATTGATCGGGGTTAGCCTCGATTCGGACAAAGCCGATCTGTCCAAGTACCTGGCGGAGACGCGCCTGACCTGGCCGCAGATCTATGAAGATGGTGGACTCGATAGCCCGTTGGCGACCGATTTGGGCGTGTTGACGCTGCCGACGATGTTTTTGGTCGGCGCTGATGGCAAGGTCATCAGTCGTAATATTCACGTCAGCCAGCTCGATACCGAATTGAGCAAGCTGCTGAAATAGCTGCTAGCGTCTGCTTGAGTCGAAGTGAACTAGAAAGCCGTCCCCATCGGGGGCGGCTTTTTTTGTGACAAAATGGGCTGACTGCGGGAATTGCTCTTCGGGAAACATGGCGACTTTAGTAAAAAGTGCCCCATCGGGTGAGAAAGTGGAAAAGAATTCACGACCCGACCGAGACATGGATGTCTTGGCTACGTATTGCTTCTGTTACTTCGAGGGCACGGATGCTAGGACTTATTGATGTGGTCGACTCCAGAGGGTTGTGGCTGTTGGCCATCATCTATTGCTTGAGCGCTGCTTGGGTAACGCTTGCTCGCAAGCGGCGGTTCCGCGGCTGGATTGCAACGGCATGTCGCTGCGGCGCTGTCGCGTCGATGATTGTCGTGTGCGGGCTGGCGATACTTCAGATCGCGATCAACTGTCCTTATTGGATTTGCAGCGCCAGCGTGTTGTCGCTCTTGGTAGTGGGCTGCGTCTTCGACAGTCAGGGAAGTCGGGTCTCTTATCATTCGATCTAGCGAGTGATTCTTTGCGGCATCGCACCTGCTAGCGGCGGTGTGGTTTGCCGGTTGCTTGCATCGCTCTTTCTCGGTTCAGCCCGGTGCTTCCAACGCCTGTAGGCGATCTTACTTTCGGCATGATTGCCAAAACCGGAAAAAAACCTACCTTTCAGCCCTCCGATCTGCCGAAATCATTGCTAGAAGTCTGTCGCTGTTGTTTTGCCTGTGGTGAAAGCAACGCCAGCCTTCTGGATCAATGAATCACTTCGCCCCCAGCAGCAAAGCAGGGTTGGGGCGAATTCATCAGATGTGTCGCACTGCAATCAGGAGGCGATGATGCGATTTTCGTGGATCGGGAGCGCCAGCACGTTCCTTTTATTCGCGCTGCCGATGTTCGCATTGGCTCAAGCGCCCGGTCAGCAAGTGCCGCTTGGCATGCCGATCAGCGCTGGCCAACCTGCCAGCTATCAGCAGCAAATGCCTCCTGGCTATGCTCCGGGTCAACAAGTCCAACAGGTTGGCTTCCATGGTCAAGCATGCCCTCCAGGGCAAGGTTGTCCGCCGATGCGTGGTCACGGCCACGGAATGGTAGGCAACGGGGATCCCGGTTACGGACCCGCGCCCGGCATGGGCGGAGCTCCGGGCTATCCCGGTTTCGGCGTTGACCAATATCCGAAACAACACGCGGCCGCCGCGTATCCGTACATTGGCCCGCACTATCCGTATCCGCAGATTCCGCTCGGCTGGCAAAAGGTGAGTTTGGAATGGGATGACGGTTATTGGTGGCTGGACTTCAAGCATCGGAAGTCGAAGCACCACTAAATTGGGTCGCCAGCGGGTAGACATTTTCCAGAGCCTCGTCCCGCGACGAGGTTCTTTTATTGCGCAGGGAACGATTTTGAGGCCCTTTGTGTCCTCAAAATCGAAAAAATAGTGCCATTAGGACGTCTGCATTGCCGACAACTAATGACAGTTATGCCGCTTCCGCGGCGCCTAGCGAAGCGCAAGCGACGCAGCATGAGCAGCAAACGTCATCGCCGGTCGGCTTTTGAAAGTCGACGTTTCCGTCCCGCAACGGGAGCCAAGGCGGACGTGATTCACTCGGATCGCTTACGGATATACTCAGGAGGGGGAACCATGCGACGGTTTTGGAAATTAGCGCTTCTGGCGGCGATTACGCTCGCCCCGGTTGCGACGCTCAACGCTGACGACGCGGAGATTTCGCGCCAGATCGTTGAGCAGCTTAACGACAAGAAATCAGAAGGAAGCCTCAAGGGTTTCAACATCGGGCTTAGCGTCGAAAACGGCGTTGTTTGGCTCGAAGGGCATGTCTCCGACAAGTCGCAGCACGACATGGCGATTGATATCGCTCGTCGCATCTCGGGTGTCGAGCAGGTTGTCGACGGCGTGACCGTCAATCAGCCGAACGCTCCGACCGTCCAAGGCGTGTTGGTTTCCGCGGCCGAAACGGTCCAGCCAGAAGGCCAGCCCCGCGAATTGCAGGCTCAGCCGATCTACGCGGACTTGCCTCGCACGGCTTCGGCAGCTCCGCTGGGGCCGCAAATGCTTCGCCCGGTTCCGGCCGCTTCGCAGCAAACGCCGACCATTGCTCAGATGCCTGTGTATCAACAGCAGCAGCAAACGCAACAAGGTCAGGCGCAACAGCAGGGGCAGATGCCGCGTGCGTTTGCTCCGGCCGGTACGCAAGACTTCCGCTATGCTTCGGCTCGCATGCAGCCGCCGGCTCCGATCCAGCCGCCGTCGTACTATCCGACCGCGTCAGGCTACGCCGCTCCGGTTCGCTATGACAATCCGCAGATGCCTGGCTACGCTTGGCCAGCTTACGCGGCTTACCCGAACTA
The nucleotide sequence above comes from Blastopirellula sp. J2-11. Encoded proteins:
- a CDS encoding redoxin family protein — translated: MAIFKPYTTLSLAAALAAAATGTLQAATPTVEQALQLTPLQEVEYEIPTADEIAKCSIRSEKINGATGWVVYGPAGEKMRQFVDSNGDNKVDLWAYYNNGIEVYRDLDTDFNSKADQYRWLATGGSRWGFDENEDGAIDRWEIISPEEVSAEIVAAVRDKDVKRFQSLLLTAEEAKELGLGKEKAAELTSSLAAAAKDFTQWAAAQTAVKNGTKWVHFGATRPGIVPAGTDGASQDLLVYENVAAVVETAGEHSQIDIGTLVKFGNAWKVIAAPRNAAVADSAASQGFFFQASFAAKRPGMDGAGGRPAVNAEAQKLLDELEALDDKLTMATTAAARQDVTKKRIVTIEALVAASGEGEARDNWLRQLADAISAGVQTGEYPDGMAKLKTLADATAKAAPGSDVASYVQFRQMSADYTQQLQDPNANFTKVQDAWLENLEGFVKAYPKSDDAAEAMLQLAIANEFAGEEDKAQAWYAQIRDDFAGTSLAKKAEGSVRRLTSVGKTINVAGKTLDNKQVSLASLKGRVVLVHFWATWCEPCKQDQTIMRQLQAKYGRKGFELIGVSLDSDKADLSKYLAETRLTWPQIYEDGGLDSPLATDLGVLTLPTMFLVGADGKVISRNIHVSQLDTELSKLLK
- a CDS encoding BON domain-containing protein, yielding MRRFWKLALLAAITLAPVATLNADDAEISRQIVEQLNDKKSEGSLKGFNIGLSVENGVVWLEGHVSDKSQHDMAIDIARRISGVEQVVDGVTVNQPNAPTVQGVLVSAAETVQPEGQPRELQAQPIYADLPRTASAAPLGPQMLRPVPAASQQTPTIAQMPVYQQQQQTQQGQAQQQGQMPRAFAPAGTQDFRYASARMQPPAPIQPPSYYPTASGYAAPVRYDNPQMPGYAWPAYAAYPNYAALQYPKQYSPAAWPYIGPFYPYPQVPLGWRKVTMEFNKGWWTVDFKARRHYR